The sequence GACCTGCACATTTTATTTTCCCTGCTTTGCCAATGTTGGGATTCTGGTTAATTCAGCTTCAGAAGTCTGCATTGTCAGTTGAGCTCTGCAGAATCACTGCATTTTGGACTTATCTTTGTTTCCAAACGTTAAATATTATGAATCATTAGTTATGCTAGAGACatgagggtctacaccagaagttaatgggtATCTGTGGGAGGAATGGTCAgtgcaattaagcttggaatgtactgAGTGTAGGGGAAATGATCACATGTGGCAGCAGTGACAAGGGGAGAGAGCTGTGGTTTAGTGATGAAGGGGGTCGAGGTcaggtcacattaagggagaaggaacagtttattaccCATATCACTTAAtttcctgcctagcaataaagaTGCAATGTTTAGCAAGAAGGAGGAGACTCCACCCCAAATTGGGGTGTATATACACCACCACTGGTAGAACCACGTCTGGGTCTGTTCAGCTGTTCCATCCTTTGggatgaataaacttggtttaagctttcatagtgtccgtcGAGTTCTTACTCTGATATTTAGAACCGAACACCAGCAACTTGAATGGGAGGAACAGCGATATTCATATCTTGTGAAATAAtagttgtccctccctctctgtaaccGTCCAGGGGTCGTGCTGTGTTCTGGGACATTAAGAACCGCCTGCCTCGCTCTGTGACCACGGTCCAATGGGAGAACAGCTTTGTGTCAGTCTACAGCAAAGACAACCCTAACCTGCTCTTCAACATGTGTGGCTTCGAGTGCCGCATCCTGCCCAAGTGTCGCACCAGCTACGAGGAGTTCACCCACAAGGACGGAGTCTGGAACCTGCAGAACGAGGTGAGCGGGGAAACGGGGGGGATgaaggattgagagagagagaagggctggAGGAAGAAGGATGTTACCTGGTTAACTTAGTTTATACTCACACCTGTTGACCCTGTCCTGCGTCTCCATGGCGATACAGTGGCGTGCTAAACGATCATGGCAGCTGCCACCAGATAGTCAGACCTTCATCACCGTGGCTGACTGGGACTTATACGCTGCTACGCTGTTGTCCCTTGTACTAAGACAAGGCTgttcttgctgtgtgtgtgtaggtgaccaAAGAGCGTACAGCCCAGTGTTTCCTGCGTGTGGATGATGAGTCCATGCAGCGGTTCCACAACAGAGTCAGACAGATCCTCATGGCCTCAGGATCCACCACCTTCACCAAGGTAAACAACTCCTTTACAAAACATCACTGTTTCTTTCTTCACTGAGATTCTGTAATTTTATATAGAAGTATACCTACTAAAGAAATCTTATGAAATTCATCATTAGTTGGGTTCATAACTGTAGTCATGAGAACCGTACTAATGACGAAatacattacccccccccccatctctcctcagATTGTGAACAAGTGGAACACAGCTCTGATAGGGCTGATGACGTACTTCCGTGAGGCGGTGGTCAACACCCAGGAGCTGCTGGACCTGCTGGTGAAATGTGAGAACAAGATCCAGACCCGTATCAAGATCGGTCTCAACTCCAAGATGCCCAGTCGCTTCCCCCCTGTGGTCTTCTACACCCCCAAGGAGCTGGGAGGGCTGGGCATGCTGTCCATGGGACACGTCCTCATCCCACAGTCCGATCTGAGGTAAGCGCAAAATGCAGAATATGTAGAAGCTATCATTTGTCTAAAAAGGGCCATAGATGTTCCTGTGTGAGGTTAACAAAGGCTACTTACTGCAGACTTAGAGAACATGGTAATGATATGACATTCTTAGTTGACTAATGACGATAGGCCTGGTTGCATTACTGCCTCTTTGAAATGTAGTTATTACATATTAATACATGTTTTAAATTACGAGTTAGAGGGAAGTTTTCCTTCCTGCCACTAACCCATCTTGTCCTGccgccctccctctccctcaggtGGTCGAAGCAGACTGACGTTGGCATCACCCATTTCCGGTCCGGTATGAGCCACGAGGAAGACCAGCTGATTCCTAACCTGTACCGCTACATCCAGCCCTGGGAGAGCGAGTTCATCGACTCCCAGAGAGTCTGGGCAGAGTACGCCCTGAAGAGACAGGAGGCTATCGCACAGAACAGGTACTGAACACCTACACAGGCAAGACAGTTGCTCGATCTCAACCCCTGGTACCCACGTAGGCTGGATTTAAGCTCCACTTGGCGTACTTAATCACACACTGCACGGATGGTTCCACTTGGAGATTTTGGTGCATGCCGGAATATATAACTCAACATTTTAGAGGTTTTGCTAAGGAGGATACTTTTTGAAGTGTAAGCCTTCGCTCCATAGTCTGTAACCAGATGATCATACGGTTCAGAGTACTGTGAGACTTTAGTACTATGAGAGTTGATAATGTCTTGTGTTCCTGTCAGGCGTCTGACCCTGGAGGACTTGGAGGACTCTTGGGACAGAGGTATCCCCCGCATCAACACCCTGTTCCAGAAGGACAGACACACCCTGGCCTACGACAAGGGCTGGAGGGTCCGCACTGACTTCAAACAGTACCAGGTAAGACAGGAACCAGGTGGTACTCTAACAAAAGTTAACAAATTAAATTCTGGTAAAAGCCTTCAGCGTATGTCCAGATGTTAATGTGATGCTCTTTCTCATTGTGTCCTAGGTTGTGAAGGAGAACATTAACTCTGTTCTGTCTGATTGTCCTGTAGGTTCTGAAGCAGAACCCGTTCTGGTGGACCCACCAGCGTCACGACGGGAAGTTGTGGAACCTCAACAACTACAGGACAGACATGATCCAGGCTctgggaggggtggagggcaTCCTGGAACACACGCTCTTCAAAGGAACCTACTTCCCCACCTGGGAGGGTCTCTTCTGGTCAGTACCACACACTCATTCACTACGTGACGTAGATTGTTATTATTGCAAAGTTGTGTGCGCGTGCATTTTCTAACGTATTTATGTTATGCATGCTCAGACATGTATTGCAGTATAACATAATGTAGATGTGTGGGGTTTTACCTAGCTAAACTCTAGCCTTATCTCTACTTCACCACAGGGAGAAGGCCAGTGGCTTTGAAGAGTCCATGAAGTGGAAGAAGCTGACCAACGCCCAGAGATCTGGTTTGAACCAGATCCCCAACCGTCGCTTCACCCTCTGGTGGTCCCCCACCATCAACAGGGCCAACGTGAGtacctgactatacacacacacacggatgcattTCCccgaattttttacattttattttaaatttattttttgttacttaTATTGTCACTCTTAACTCACAATCACGCTCCGTACTCTGTCCTCTCTAGGTGTACGTGGGTTTCCAGGTCCAGCTGGATCTGACCGGAATCTTCATGCACGGAAAGATCCCCACCCTGAAAATCTCCCTCATCCAGATCTTCAGGGCTCACTTGTGGCAGAAGATCCATGAGAGTGTCGTCATGGATCTCTGTCAGGTACATCACTACAAAAACGTATCTCCAGCTTGATGTATTTGGTTCAATCAGGGATGACAGGAAGCCGGATGATCTTGAGACATGGCAGTAGACTCCAATAATACGTTTGTGTACCTTTCCCTTCAATGCCTTTCCAGGCAGCAATAACTTGCAGaacccaaataaatgtcactgcaTTTTATTAAGGACATTCTCTACCAACATCACACAAAAACGTGGTTGAAAAGTAAATTTTTATCATATGAAACTTAAAAAAGAaatctgtttcctctgtctgtgtgtaggtaTTTGACCAGGAGCTGGATGCCCTGGAGATCGAGACAGTGCAGAAAGAGACCATTCACCCCAGGAAGTCCTACAAGATGAACTCTTCCTGCGCTGACATACTACTCTTCGCCTCCTACAAGTGGAACGTCTCACGCCCCTCGCTGCTCGCTGACTCAAAGTACGACGCTACAGTTTTTTTAACCTTATACCAGGTTAACACTGAAGCTGTTTCTTAGTTCGTTGGATATGAACGATGTTTCGCTGGTATCGATTTTAATGTGCCATCTCAAAATGGAAACGGCTTCCAAACTTACATAACATACTAGATCCAAGTTTGACAAGAAGCCAAGTTATTCTTGCCGTTATAAAGACCTTATTTCTGTCTTAGTACTAATTAATCCTTGACCTCTCCCTCTTCAGGGACGTGATGGACAGCACAACCACCCAGAAGTACTGGATCGACATACAGCTTCGCTGGGGAGACTACGACTCTCACGACATCGAGCGGTATGCCAGAGCCAAGTTCCTGGACTACACCACAGACAACATGAGCATCTACCCCTCCCCCACCGGGGTGCTCATCGCCATCGACCTGGCCTACAACCTTCACAGGTTAGCAAAGCTACGCTAACATTTCTGCTAATGTCTGCATAAGTAATGGATACATTTGCTAGCCTGTAGACATGAGTTCTAGCATTACCACAAATGTCCACATGATAAGTGATGGGAAATGTTGTTAGCGTAGCTAGTAGTCTTGTATAGCTGTCAACAGTTGCCCTCTCACACACGTGAACTCAAGGGTGTTACTGAACACTTGTTTGTTTACGTCTATTACGTGACATAGGAACTCACCAgccaccctctttctctcctccctccctccctaccgcTCTTCCTTCTCTCCAGTGGGTACGGTAACTGGTTCCCAGGAGGCAAGCCTCTGATCCAGCAGGCCATGGCTAAGATCATGAAGGCCAACCCTGCTCTGTACGTCCTGAGGGAGCGCATCCGTAAGGGTCTGCAACTCTACTCCTCAGAGCCCACTGAGCCCTACTTGTCCTCCCAGAACTACGGAGAGCTCTTCTCCAATCAGATCATCTGGTTTGTGGACGACACTAACGTCTACCGTGTCACCATCCacaaggtgggtgaggagtctgGGGCGGAATTAGAATTATTAGAGAACTGACATTCTGAGATTCATGTCAACGTTCTAGGGCTTCTAATTTTATGGGTTGGATTCTCTGGCACAGCAGTGTACCTCtagaattttttttaattaaacatTTTCAGACAATGAAACATTTATGAAAATATATACTGTTAGGTAACTAGTCTCAGAGGATGTTAAACACCGTCTATCTTCAGTCATGTAAATACTCCCGCTCTGTCCTTGCAGACATTTGAGGGTAACTTGACTACCAAGCCCATCAACGGAGCCATCTTCATCTTCAACCCCAGGACAGGCCAGCTCTTCCTCAAGATCATCCACACCTCTGTGTGGGCCGGACAGAAACGTCTGGGACAGGTACGTCTTCAAATGAAAAAGACCTGACACTCTTTAGCAATGCACAGGGCAATCAGACTCTGGAAAGGAGCAAAACAAAAATGCATGTAAGACTAGTTATGCTCAATGTCCTcacctctttccctcccctctttctttcctccctctcttccctttccgTTTATAGCTGGCTAAGTGGAAGACAGCTGAGGAGGTGGCTGCTCTGATTCGTTCCCTCCCTGTGGAGGAGCAGCCCAAACAGATCATTGTCACCCGGAAGGGCATGCTGGACCCCCTCGAGGTGATACCCCATACCTCACAATCACATCCATTAATTACACTGCACCTCATTGATAGAGACATAGCATTAATCTGCCCAATTTACACATCACATCAGTACTTGACTGAGATAAATATTTAGACAATCATGATTCTCCTTGATACATTTTGATACGGTTGAGATTATTGAAAAACGGAGATGACCAATGTGTAGCAATCACAATCTCTTTACAACCTAACATTTTATTTGTATCCctttctcctcccaggtccacttgcTGGACTTCCCCAACATTGTGATCAAGGGCTCTGAGCTGCAGCTGCCCTTCCAGGCCTGTCTTAAGGTGGAGAAGTTTGGAGACCTAATCCTGAAGGCCACCGAGCCTCAGATGGTCCTGTTCAACCTGTATGATGACTGGCTCAAGACCATCTCCTCCTACACAGTTAGTCTACTTCCTACTCTTTTTGTACAAGAATGAGACTTAAGCaaaatggtggtggtagtagactgACTGGCTCAAGGCATTCTCCTCCCACATCGTGAGTGGCTGTTCACTTCCTGTGACTTAGAATGAGACTAAAAAGGATTCAACAGTGATTTCTGTGAAATCTAGCCGATAGGGGTcaatgtttaaaaataaaaacaaaggtgtcaacTATACATAGGAGCCGGGTAACTGAAGAATGATGCCATAAATATCAACAATGTCTAGTCCTGTTTTTCATTCTAGAAGCTCTTCTGGAGTGCAAAACCTTTATTGGGCGAGACATTTCTGTCATACCCCTGTTTGTTTAACCAGTGTCTGTGTGGCTCTGTTTCCTGTCTCTAGGCGTTCTCCCGTCTCATCCTGATCCTAAGGGCGCTCCATGTGAACAACGACCGTGCCAAGGTGATCCTGAAGCCGGATAAGACCACCATCACAGAGCCTCACCACATCTGGCCCACGCTGACCGACGAGGAGTGGATCAAGGTGGAGGTGCAGCTCAAAGACCTCATCCTGGCTGACTATGGAAAGAAGAACAAGTGAGTGGCTATAATGTCTGTGGTGGCCTTTGTAAAGCTGTCATGAAGCTTCATAACGCTGTCATAGGTATATTAACTTCCATTTGCTATTATGGGAGTTCACAACACCTAAAAGAAAAATCTCTAACATCTCAATAAGCTATTGCAAAAAAATGTTTAGCATCTAGGATACCCACTACAAGCGAGCATGCATTTCAATCCCAAATCTCCCTCAACCATATCTGACCCCGACTCTCTGCACTCTCCAGCGTGAACGTGGCGTCTCTGACCCAGTCTGAGATCCGTGACATCATCCTGGGTATGGAGATCTCTGCTCCGTCCCAGCAGCGCCAGCAGATCGCTGAGATCGAGAAGCAGACCAAGGAGCAGTCCCAGCTCACCGCCACGCAGACACGCACAGTCAACAAACACGGAGACGAGATCATCACCTCAACAACCTCCAACTACGAGACACAGACCTTCTCCTCCAAGACAGAATGGAGAGTCAGGTATGTAGGGGGGAGacattttttttggtacccttccccaggtctttgcctcgacacaatcctgtctcggggctctaccggcaattccttcaatctcatggcttggtttttgctctgacatgcactgtcacctgtgggaccttttatatagacaggtgtgtgcctttccaaaacatgtccaatcaatttaatttaccgcaggtggactctaatcgagttgtagaaacatctcaaggatgatcaatggaaacaatgtcttatagcaaagggtctgaatacttatgtaaataaggtatttctgttttttattataTTTGCCAAAAATTCGAAACCtgtgttcactttgtcattatggggtattgtgtgtgtgtgtgtagctcgagataatattattataaatttttttttttaataaggctgtaacgtaacacaatgtcaaggggtctgaatactttccgaatgcactgtatgtccttCCAATCACCCTTGGTGCTGACAAAGGAATGTAATAAACTTTCTTGGGGCTTTATGATTGTTATATTATAGTTATTCCTCAAAGCAGGAGTTGTAAAATGAAGGCCAAAAGCTTCGGAAGTGAATAGAGCGCCAATAATGGCTCTTTGATAACTTCCTCCTGCAGGGCCATCTCTGCTGCCAACCTGCACCTGAGGACCAACCACATCTACGTGTCGTCTGATGACATCAAGGAGACGGGCTACACCTACATCCTGCCCAAGAACGTCCTCAAGAAGTTCATCTGCATCTCAGACCTGCGAGCCCAGGTCAGTACCGTTGCCTACTGTTTATCCTGTTTGCATCACAGTAAACCTCTCCTAGTTATCTCTTTGCTTGTGACCCTTGTTGTGGTAAAATGCCTACTATGATGCTAAAACAGTCAAATCACTCTACCTTCATCTCTTTGTACATCTCTTTAGATATTATTGTAATCCTCTATATATGAATGAAGTGCTTAACTGCTTATACAGCTAGAACAGGATTATTTGGTACCCTCAATCATGTTTATTGTATAGTTTTTATATATCGTATAGTTTTTATATATCGGTCAGTCTGAATGTGTAGCTGACGTGTGCATCCCCTCTGTCTTCAGATTGCAGGTTACCTGTACGGCACCAGTCCACCTGACAACCCCCAGGTGAAGGAGATCAGGTGTATCGTCATGGTACCCCAGTGGGGAACGCATCAGACCGTCCACCTACCCAATCAGCTGCCAGGACACGAGTACCTCAAGGTACAGACTTAGGGGATACCactcacacatgaacacacatgcTCAGATACAAGCATATGACATGATTTGATGGCATGCTGTTTACTTTATCACGTCTCATTATGTGGAACTGATTAACCATGGACCATGGCTCATTTTCCTTGTCTATGTTTTTGAGGCTCATACCAAGTGTGCCATAGCCTTTGAAATTGGAAGTGTTCAGTTCCTGATCAGGGCATAACACACACGCACTCCTCTGCTTCCCCTGTGTCGTCACCTCTCTACCCCATCTCCGCCTACAGGAGATGGAGCCCCTGGGTTGGATCCACACCCAGCCCAACGAGTCTCCTCAACTCTCCCCCCAGGACGTCACCAGCCACGCCAAGATCATGGCTGACAACCCCGCCTGGGATGGAGAGAAGACCATCATCATCACCTGCAGGTAGGACAGATACCGTTGTACTTGCTTTTTATTAACTCTTATCAGCAGTGAGTCTACATATAGCAGCTAATTTGAAAAAGGTTTTACTTCATGACAGACCAGGCCAGCCCGGTTATAGAGGGCTTTATTGTATGTTGGTTGGATTGACCGACTTGGTTTAAACCCAGACTGTCTACTTGTCACTAGACTGGGTTAGCCTGAACTAAGGCCTTCAGGTCTCGTCAAGGTTATTCATCGTCCCAACCACCCCAGCTACATTTGTAAACATTGATTAACTCCACCTATACATGCATCACTCTTCTTAACATTCAAGTTGCCTCATGTACATCAACGCTAACTACCATAAAACATCTTTATTCATTTCTAGTTTCACTCCCGGCTCCTGCACTCTGACGGCCTACAAGCTGACTCCCAGTGGGTACGAGTGGGGCAGACAGAACACAGACAAGGGCAACAACCCCAAGGGCTACCTACCCTCCCACTACGAGAGGGTTCAGATGCTTCTGTCTGATCGCTTCCTGGGCTTCTTCATGGTGCCTGGACAGGTCTCCTGGAACTACAACTTCATGGGTGAGTAGTGCTTAGAACCCGGGATTTCACAGACACAAAGATTAAACGCCTAGTTTGAAAAAGCATTCTAAATGGAAAGTCTTGTATAATGGCTAACGCCCATTATCATTGTCTTCAAATCTTAGTGTATTTCAAACAATGAAATTCAACATCTGTTACATATCAGGGAAATAAGCATATTAGGAAAATAAGCATTTTACAACCACATGCTTGCAGTGTTTGATTATCAACATGCTAtcggtatgtggacacctgctcgtcgagcatctcattccaaaatcataggcattaatatggagttggtccccccttgttgctataacagccttcactcttctgggaaggctttccactcgatgttggaacattgctggggggacttgcttccattctgccacgagcattagtgaggtcggcactgatgttgggtgattaggcctggctcgcagtctacgttccaatttatcccaaagctgttggatggggttgaggtcaaggctctgtgcaggccagtcaagttcttccacaccgatctcgacaaaccatttctttatggacctcgctttttgcaaaggggtattgtcatgctgaaacaagaaagggactTTCctgaactgttgccacaaagttgggagCACAGAATTCTCTAGGATGTCATtgaatgctgtagcattaagatttcccttcactggaactaaggggcctagccccaaCCATGATAAGagcaccagaccattattcctcctccaccgaactttacagttggtacaaTGCATTGGGGCAGATCGTGTTCTCCTGTgatcagccaaacccagatttgtccgtcggactaccagatggtgaagcgtgagtcCACACGTTCCACTGATCCAGAGTCCAATGTTGGCGAGCTTTACTCTACTCCAGGcaaagcttggcattgcgcatggtagacttaagcttgtgtgcggctgctcgaccatggaaacccatttcatgaagctctcaacTAATAGTtactgtgctgacgttgcttccagaggcagtttggaactcggtagtgagtgttgcaaccgaggacagacgatttttacacgcttcagcactcaacggtcctgttctgtgagcttgtgtggcctaccactttgtggctgagccgttgttgctcctagacgtttccacttcacagtaactgcacttatagttgactggtgcagctctaacagggcagaaatgtgatgaactggcttgttggaaaggtggcatcctatgacggtgccactttgaaagtcactgagcttttcagtaaggccaatgtttgtctttactcaatgttatacacctgtcaaagtgtggctgaaatagccgaatccactaatttaaagaggtgtccacatacttctggcaATGTAGTGCATCTCAATAATACATCCTCTTTTCCTCTTTCAGGTGTTCGCCACGACCCCAACATGAAGTATGACCTGCAGCTGTCCAACCCCAAGGAATTCTACCACGAGGTCCATCGGCCCTCTCACTTCCTCAACTTTGCCTCCCTGCAGGAGGGAGAGATCTACAACGCAGACAGAGAGGACATGTACGGTTGAGACTGGCGCTCCGCTCAGAGATGAGAGGATTACCTCTCCATTGTAGATATTCTATGATATGGACATCCTTATGCGGCCCTGTCTAGTACAGTCAGACGTATCATTTGGCCCAGCCAGCCATGAAGTTATGAATATAACTACTGCTCCATGAAGGAAGGAAATGAGGCACAGTGATGGCGATCTCACGAGTGTGTGATCACCATAGCTGTGATGGACTGAGTGTACCAACTGATAGGGATGGCCTGAAGATATTGGGGAATTTGTATGTCAGCCTAGTACCACCTTTGTAGGACACAATGTCacattttgtatgttttctgCAAAATGATGTTTGTTCCATTTGGTTACCCTCTCCCCTCTGATCTCTCCAGTAAGGCTTCAGCGTGTGAATTCTACTGCGTTTCATTTATGGCTTTCCTTTTGACACATTGCTGTGAATGTGTAATGGTATTTGTGTTTGTCTTCGGTCTGTAGTAGTTGATATATAGCTGTAACGGTAATTTTTCTGTGGCATTTCTTTAAATGGGGAGTTAATCATTTTCATAATGCTCATTTTTTCTCTCCCATAGAAACTGAACTGTAAGTGACAATGGAATTGATATGTACTGTTTATGCTAGCAGTCTCTTACCCACTTGCTATGTTGTGCATTCATTGTGGACACTTAGTTTGGGTTTAAATAAAGATCAACATTTTATAAGTATTTGCCCTTGTTTGGTTGTCTTGTCAGTTTGTGTGTGAGTGCAGTTATCATGTATTTTGTGAATGGCACTGTCTTATAGCAAGGACACACCAGGGATACTGGCTGCTGTGGTACTTAGCATGATGTCTGCAGTCAAACTTACTGGTGGTGGCTGAGCTGGAAGAGTTGGGACTCATGGGACAGGGCGCAAACTGGCCAAAGACTGAACCTTATTTTGTGGCATTGTCTCTTCGATGACTAAGACTGTAGCATTccaaaaaaaaagctttttttcttttttactcTGCTTTGCAAACTGATTTGTCATGGCAATGAAACAAATGTGGGTAGATTGTGTCCTTTAATTGCATTTGATCTATTTTGTTTGATCTATTCCGTTTTACATGTGGCTGCTGTTAAAGAACAGTACAGCATCATTGATCGTTTCTCATGCCTTCATAAGAAATCCAATTTGTATGCTCTGACTGTCTGATGCATTACTGTATGGTCGACCTAGcatgccagtgtaacagtacacTGTGTTATGTGGCTCTAGAGGAGCttcttgggctcctgagtggtgcagtggtctaaggcactgcatctcagtgcaaggtcactacagtccctggccgtgattgggagtagagtggtgcacaattggcccagcgtccggGTTGGGCCAGGGTAGgccaccattgtaaataagaatttgttcttaactgactcgcctagttaatttaaggtaaaataaataactcCTATTACATTGGTCAGGAAAGTAGGAGGGATGTTGAATGATAAACAAGCCGAGAGTGGGCAGAAATATTGGCGTCCAATCGACAGTACACTGCTCTGTTTTTTCAAGACTACTCGATGAGGAACTCcatgttattttatttgaatTGGGCCTCATATTGTTCTAGACTAGGGTTCGGTAAAATGTGTGACGTATACTCGAATGAGGTTCAAGTTAGAACGGGTTTGTTCTCGTCTCTGACCACGCATGCAACTCAGAGTCAAGTTCAAGCATAGGGTGACGATTTGAAGAATGCATTAAGTTTAGATGCAGCAGCATATCGCGGTGTAGTTAAGACACCTGTTTATTGCGAGAACACTTTCGCTTTAATTGTGTTTCGACTCTTTCGCCGGGGAACTGTCATGTCACCGTGAGAACGACGTTCTTTTTATTTCTGGGTTTCGATAGTAACTTGCATGCACACTTGTGCAATAATGGAGAAGGATTACGGTAGAAACGATCAAAAGCAAGACGTCAGGAAGACAGAGGTGTGTTTTGAAAGGACATGTTCAGCACTAACTGTGGACGATGTATACGAAATAGCCAAATTGATTGGCTCGGAAGTGGAAACACTTATTGACGGCTACGGTAAAGAGAGCGCCACAGGACTGGTGCCTAAAATTGTCAAAGTTCTAGAACTTTTGGAGAGCTTCGCATCGCGGAACCATGCCCACAAGTCAAAAGAAGAAGAATTACTTAAAGCGTTCGAAACACTTAATGTACAGAAGAAGACGAGAAATGTGAAAGAATGCGAAGAAAGCAAGAACGAAATACAGCGGGTGAGTCGGTGGTAATAACATGGTAGTAACATGGGGCAGATAATTCCTCCAGTGACGTATCGTTTCAATTAGCGGATTGTAACAACACTGAAGATATGTGATTTGGGGTTGCTGCAACAATGTAGAAATTGAATTGTTTTGACGGCTAGGGTGCAATTTAATAACTATACTACTTGCTGCACGTTAGCATGCCACGTTGTTCATCATGCCCATTCAGTGGCAAGTGACAGCTCACAAAACATATT comes from Salmo salar chromosome ssa20, Ssal_v3.1, whole genome shotgun sequence and encodes:
- the LOC100380699 gene encoding LOW QUALITY PROTEIN: pre-mRNA-processing-splicing factor 8 (The sequence of the model RefSeq protein was modified relative to this genomic sequence to represent the inferred CDS: deleted 1 base in 1 codon) encodes the protein MAAAFPYRGVPGGMPPGIHPPAQVPDYMSEEKLQEKARKWQQLQAKRYSEKRKFGFVDAQKEDMPPEHVRKIIRDHGDMTNRKFRHDKRVYLGALKYMPHAVLKLLENMPMPWEQIRDVPVLYHITGAISFVNEIPWVIEPVYIAQWGAMWIMMRREKRDRRHFKRMRFPPFDDEEPPLDYADNILDVEPLEAIQMELDAEEDSSVAEWLYEHQPLKDANKYVNGTTYRRWQFTLPMMSTLYRLANQLLTDLVDYNYFYLFDLKAFFTSKALNMAIPGGPKFEPLVRDINLQDEDWNEFNDINKIIIRQPIRTEYKIAFPYLYNNLPHHVHLTWYHTPNVVFIKTEDPDLPAFYFDPLINPISHRHSVKSQEPLPEDDEEFELPEYVEPFLKETPLYTDNTANGIALLWAPRPFNLRSGRTRRAIDIPLIKNWYREHCPAGQPVKVRVSYQKLLKYYVLNALKHRPPKAQKKRYLFRSFKATKFFQSTKLDWVEVGLQVCRQGYNMLNLLIHRKNLNYLHLDYNFNLKPVKTLTTKERKKSRFGNAFHLCREVLRLSKLVVDSHVQYRLGNVDAFQLADGLQYIFAHVGQLTGMYRYKYKLMRQIRMCKDLKHLIYYRFNTGPVGKGPGCGFWAPGWRVWLFFMRGITPLLERWLGNLLARQFEGRHSKGVAKTVTKQRVESHFDLELRAAVMHDILDMMPEGIKQNKARTILQHLSESWRCWKANIPWKVPGLPTPIENMILRYVKAKADWWTNTAHYNRERIRRGATVDKTVCKKNLGRLTRLYLKAEQERQHNYLKDGPYITAEEAVAIYTTTVHWLESRRFSPIPFPPLSYKHDTKLLILALERLKEAYSVKSRLNQSQREELGLIEQAYDNPHEALSRIKRHLLTQRAFKEVGIEFMDLYSHLVPVYDVEPLEKITDAYLDQYLWYEADKRRLFPPWIKPADTEPPPLLVYKWCQGINNLQDVWETMEGECNVMLESRYEKMYEKIDLTLLNRLLRLIVDHNIADYMTAKNNVVINYKDMNHTNSYGIIRGLQFASFIVQYYGLVMDLLVLGLHRASEMAGPPQMPNDFLSFQDTATESAHPIRLYCRYIDRIHIFFRFSADEARDLIQRYLTEHPDPNNENIVGYNNKKCWPRDARMRLMKHDVNLGRAVFWDIKNRLPRSVTTVQWENSFVSVYSKDNPNLLFNMCGFECRILPKCRTSYEEFTHKDGVWNLQNEVTKERTAQCFLRVDDESMQRFHNRVRQILMASGSTTFTKIVNKWNTALIGLMTYFREAVVNTQELLDLLVKCENKIQTRIKIGLNSKMPSRFPPVVFYTPKELGGLGMLSMGHVLIPQSDLRWSKQTDVGITHFRSGMSHEEDQLIPNLYRYIQPWESEFIDSQRVWAEYALKRQEAIAQNRRLTLEDLEDSWDRGIPRINTLFQKDRHTLAYDKGWRVRTDFKQYQVLKQNPFWWTHQRHDGKLWNLNNYRTDMIQALGGVEGILEHTLFKGTYFPTWEGLFWEKASGFEESMKWKKLTNAQRSGLNQIPNRRFTLWWSPTINRANVYVGFQVQLDLTGIFMHGKIPTLKISLIQIFRAHLWQKIHESVVMDLCQVFDQELDALEIETVQKETIHPRKSYKMNSSCADILLFASYKWNVSRPSLLADSKDVMDSTTTQKYWIDIQLRWGDYDSHDIERYARAKFLDYTTDNMSIYPSPTGVLIAIDLAYNLHSGYGNWFPGGKPLIQQAMAKIMKANPALYVLRERIRKGLQLYSSEPTEPYLSSQNYGELFSNQIIWFVDDTNVYRVTIHKTFEGNLTTKPINGAIFIFNPRTGQLFLKIIHTSVWAGQKRLGQLAKWKTAEEVAALIRSLPVEEQPKQIIVTRKGMLDPLEVHLLDFPNIVIKGSELQLPFQACLKVEKFGDLILKATEPQMVLFNLYDDWLKTISSYTAFSRLILILRALHVNNDRAKVILKPDKTTITEPHHIWPTLTDEEWIKVEVQLKDLILADYGKKNNVNVASLTQSEIRDIILGMEISAPSQQRQQIAEIEKQTKEQSQLTATQTRTVNKHGDEIITSTTSNYETQTFSSKTEWRVRAISAANLHLRTNHIYVSSDDIKETGYTYILPKNVLKKFICISDLRAQIAGYLYGTSPPDNPQVKEIRCIVMVPQWGTHQTVHLPNQLPGHEYLKEMEPLGWIHTQPNESPQLSPQDVTSHAKIMADNPAWDGEKTIIITCSFTPGSCTLTAYKLTPSGYEWGRQNTDKGNNPKGYLPSHYERVQMLLSDRFLGFFMVPGQVSWNYNFMGVRHDPNMKYDLQLSNPKEFYHEVHRPSHFLNFASLQEGEIYNADREDMYG